A single region of the Peromyscus eremicus chromosome 16_21, PerEre_H2_v1, whole genome shotgun sequence genome encodes:
- the Agpat3 gene encoding 1-acyl-sn-glycerol-3-phosphate acyltransferase gamma isoform X2: protein MCERFGMLGSSKVLAKRELLCVPLIGWTWYFLEIVFCKRKWEEDRDIVKEGLKRLADYPEYMWFLLYCEGTRFTEKKHRVSMEVATAKGLPPLKYHLLPRTKGFTTAVQCLRGTVAAIYDVTLNFRGSKTPSLLGILYGKKYEADMCVRRFPLEDIPADENDAAQWLHKLYQEKDALQEMYKQKGLFPGEQIKPARRPWTLLNFLCWATILLSPLFSFVLGVFASGSPLLILTFLGFVGAASFGVRRLIGVTEIEKGSSYGNQELKKKE, encoded by the exons ATGTGTGAGCGGTTTGGCATGCTAGGG AGCTCCAAGGTGCTGGCTAAGAGGGAGCTGCTGTGCGTGCCTCTCATCGGCTGGACATGGTACTTCCTGGAGATCGTATTCTGCAAAAGGAAGTGGGAGGAAGACCGAGACATTGTCAAAGAGGGGCTGAAGCGCTTGGCGGACTACCCAGAGTACATGTGG TTTCTCCTGTACTGTGAAGGAACGCGCTTCACGGAGAAAAAGCACCGCGTCAGCATGGAGGTGGCCACCGCCAAGGGGCTGCCCCCACTCAAGTACCACCTCCTGCCCCGGACCAAGGGTTTCACCACTGCAGTCCAGTGCCTCCGTGGGACAG tTGCAGCTATCTACGATGTGACCCTGAACTTCAGAGGGAGTAAGACCCCGTCCCTGCTGGGAATCCTCTATGGAAAGAAATATGAGGCAGACATGTGTGTGAG GAGGTTCCCCCTGGAAGACATCCCGGCAGATGAGAACGACGCAGCCCAGTGGCTTCACAAGCTGTACCAGGAGAAG gATGCCCTGCAAGAGATGTACAAGCAGAAGGGCCTGTTCCCAGGGGAGCAGATCAAGCCTGCCCGAAGGCCGTGGACCCTCCTGAACTTCCTGTGCTGGGCCACCATCCTCCTCTCGCCCCTCTTCAGCTTCGTCCTGGGCGTCTTTGCCAGTGGATCCCCGCTCCTCATCCTGACGTTCTTGGGGTTTGTGGGAGCAG CTTCCTTCGGAGTCCGAAGACTGATAGGAGTAACTGAGATAGAAAAAGGCTCCAGCTACGGCAACCAAGAGCTTAAGAAAAAGGAGTAA
- the Agpat3 gene encoding 1-acyl-sn-glycerol-3-phosphate acyltransferase gamma isoform X1: MGLLAYLKTQFVVHLLIGFVFVVSGLVINFTQLCTLALWPISKQLYRRINCRLAYSLWSQLVMLLEWWSCTECTLFTDQATVDHFGKEHAVVILNHNFEIDFLCGWTMCERFGMLGSSKVLAKRELLCVPLIGWTWYFLEIVFCKRKWEEDRDIVKEGLKRLADYPEYMWFLLYCEGTRFTEKKHRVSMEVATAKGLPPLKYHLLPRTKGFTTAVQCLRGTVAAIYDVTLNFRGSKTPSLLGILYGKKYEADMCVRRFPLEDIPADENDAAQWLHKLYQEKDALQEMYKQKGLFPGEQIKPARRPWTLLNFLCWATILLSPLFSFVLGVFASGSPLLILTFLGFVGAASFGVRRLIGVTEIEKGSSYGNQELKKKE, translated from the exons ATGGGCCTGCTTGCCTACCTGAAGACCCAGTTCGTGGTGCACCTGCTCATTGGCTTCGTCTTTGTGGTGAGCGGGTTGGTTATCAACTTCACCCAGCTGTGCACACTGGCCCTCTGGCCCATCAGCAAGCAGCTATACCGCCGCATCAACTGCCGCCTGGCCTATTCCCTCTGGAGCC AGCTGGTCATGCTCCTGGAGTGGTGGTCCTGCACGGAGTGCACTCTCTTCACCGACCAGGCCACCGTGGACCACTTTGGGAAGGAGCACGCAGTTGTCATCCTTAACCACAACTTCGAGATTGACTTCCTTTGTGGGTGGACCATGTGTGAGCGGTTTGGCATGCTAGGG AGCTCCAAGGTGCTGGCTAAGAGGGAGCTGCTGTGCGTGCCTCTCATCGGCTGGACATGGTACTTCCTGGAGATCGTATTCTGCAAAAGGAAGTGGGAGGAAGACCGAGACATTGTCAAAGAGGGGCTGAAGCGCTTGGCGGACTACCCAGAGTACATGTGG TTTCTCCTGTACTGTGAAGGAACGCGCTTCACGGAGAAAAAGCACCGCGTCAGCATGGAGGTGGCCACCGCCAAGGGGCTGCCCCCACTCAAGTACCACCTCCTGCCCCGGACCAAGGGTTTCACCACTGCAGTCCAGTGCCTCCGTGGGACAG tTGCAGCTATCTACGATGTGACCCTGAACTTCAGAGGGAGTAAGACCCCGTCCCTGCTGGGAATCCTCTATGGAAAGAAATATGAGGCAGACATGTGTGTGAG GAGGTTCCCCCTGGAAGACATCCCGGCAGATGAGAACGACGCAGCCCAGTGGCTTCACAAGCTGTACCAGGAGAAG gATGCCCTGCAAGAGATGTACAAGCAGAAGGGCCTGTTCCCAGGGGAGCAGATCAAGCCTGCCCGAAGGCCGTGGACCCTCCTGAACTTCCTGTGCTGGGCCACCATCCTCCTCTCGCCCCTCTTCAGCTTCGTCCTGGGCGTCTTTGCCAGTGGATCCCCGCTCCTCATCCTGACGTTCTTGGGGTTTGTGGGAGCAG CTTCCTTCGGAGTCCGAAGACTGATAGGAGTAACTGAGATAGAAAAAGGCTCCAGCTACGGCAACCAAGAGCTTAAGAAAAAGGAGTAA